The region TAAACGACATCCTTGTTCAGGGTGCCAAGCCGCTTTTTTTCCTCGATTACTTTGCTACGGGGAAACTCGAATCCGGCGTTGCAGAAGAAGTAATCGCAGGTATTGTGGATGGATGTAAGCAGTCCGGCTGCGCGTTGCTCGGCGGTGAAACCGCGGAGATGCCCGGTTTTTACGCTGACGGTGAGTATGACCTCTCCGGTTTTTGCGTAGGAATTGTGGATAACACCAAGATCGTTGACGGTTCTTCCATCACTATCGGTGATTCCATTATCGGTCTGGAGTCTTCCGGTATTCATTCAAATGGTTATTCTCTGGTTCGTAAGATTTTTGATGAGTCCGGACTCAAGGCGGATGACCTGCTGCCCGGCACTGATCAGAAAATCGGAGAAGCTCTGCTGACCCCTACCAGAATTTATGTTGATGCGGTTCACAGCCTTTCCCGTGATATTGAAATCAAGGGGATGGTTCATGTTACCGGCGGCGGTTTCTATGATAACCTGCCCCGTATCCTGCCCAAGCAGGTTACCGCTGAAATTGATTTTAATTCATGGGAAATTTCTCCCGTTTTCAAATGGCTCAAGGAGCAGGGCGATCTGAGCTGGCCTGAAATGCTGCAGATTTTCAACTCCGGTATCGGTTACATCCTCGTTGTACCCAAAGACCGTGAAGAAGATGTGCTCAGCAGACTTTCCGGTATGAAACTTAATTCATGGAAAATCGGTAGAATCACCGCCCGTGATGGTGATTCCGAACAGGTTCAAGTTAATTTCTAGTTTTATTGCTGATAAATTTAAGGCCCTCAAACCGTTTGGTTTGAGGGCCTTTTCTTATGCTTAAGTTCCGCA is a window of Maridesulfovibrio sp. DNA encoding:
- the purM gene encoding phosphoribosylformylglycinamidine cyclo-ligase; the protein is MASRSDAYKAAGVDIDAANDFIGRIKGMVGSTFTKGVVTDIGGFGGLFKLDLTQMDEPVLVSGTDGVGTKLKLAFAVDKHDTIGIDLVAMSVNDILVQGAKPLFFLDYFATGKLESGVAEEVIAGIVDGCKQSGCALLGGETAEMPGFYADGEYDLSGFCVGIVDNTKIVDGSSITIGDSIIGLESSGIHSNGYSLVRKIFDESGLKADDLLPGTDQKIGEALLTPTRIYVDAVHSLSRDIEIKGMVHVTGGGFYDNLPRILPKQVTAEIDFNSWEISPVFKWLKEQGDLSWPEMLQIFNSGIGYILVVPKDREEDVLSRLSGMKLNSWKIGRITARDGDSEQVQVNF